The segment CATCGAGCTTGAGGTACAGGGATATCTGCGCGGCGCGCTGCCAGGACCCGCCCAACTGCTCGATGTTCTTGAGCAACAACGACAGCCCCATGGGCATGCTCAGCGCCACGGCCATCACCATGCACGTGAAGAAGCTGCCAATGGGCTGCTTGCCCAGTCGCCGTAAGCTATCCGCCAGGCTGGCGCGATGGCTCTCGAGCCAGGCATGCATGAGCGATCGCAGGTCCGGACCGTCATCGTCGGAGCCTGCGCCACGTTTCTTCGCAGGCTGTGGGTCGGCAGGTTTAGGCGCGACGCGCTCGGAGACTTTCGGTGATCGTGTCGTACTCATTGTCCGGCCTCCCCGTCGCCGATCAGACGCCCGCGCTGCAAGGTGAGCATGCGGTGACGCATGCGCGCGATCAGGGCCAGGTCGTGGCTGGCGATCAAGACCGTTGTGCCCAATCGGTTGATGTCCTCGAACACCCCCATGATTTCCGCAGCCAGGCGCGGGTCCAGGTTACCCGTTGGCTCGTCGGCCAGCAGCAGGGCTGGCTGGTGCACAATGGCGCGGGCGATACCCACGCGCTGCTGCTGGCCGGTCGACAGGTCGGCAGGGTACAGCTCGCCTTTGTCGACCAGAGACACCCGCTCCAGCGCCGAGTCCACGCGCTTGGCGATCTCGGCCTTGGACAAGCCCAGTATCTGCAGGGGCAAGGCAATGTTGTTGAAGACCGTGCGGTCGAACAGCAACTGGTGGTTCTGGAACACCACGCCTATCTGGCGGCGCAGAAACGGGATCTGCGAATTGCTGATCTGGCCCAGGTCCTGCCCGGCCAGCATCAGTTTGCCGCTGGTAGGACGCTCCATGGCCAGCAGCAGGCGCAGCAGCGTACTTTTACCTGCGCCCGAGTGCCCGGTGACGAACAGGAATTCGCCCCGACGCGCCCGGAAACTCAGCTCGTGCAGCCCCACGTGGCCGTTGGGGTAGCGCTTGGCAACCTGTTCGAATCGAATCATGGTCAGTCTCGCTCGGCGAACAGGGCCTTGACGAACGGCTCGGCCTCGAAGGTGCGCAGGTCATCGATCCCTTCACCAACACCGATGAACCGGATAGGCAGCTTGAATTGCTTGGCCAAGGCGAAGATGACACCCCCCTTGGCGGTACCGTCGAGCTTGGTGAGCGCAAGGCCGGTCAGCTCCACGCTCTGGTGGAAATACTTGGCCTGGCTGATGGCGTTCTGGCCAGTACCGGCGTCGAGCACCAGCAGCACTTCGTGCGGTGCATCGGGATCGAGCTTGCCAATGACGCGACGGACCTTCTTCAGCTCCTCCATCAGGTTGTCCTTGGTGTGCAGGCGCCCGGCGGTATCGGCGATCAGCACATCCACGCCCCTGGCCTTGGCTGCCTGCACCGCGTCGAAGATCACCGAGGCGGAGTCGGCGCCGGTGTGCTGCGCGATCACCGGGATGCGGTTACGCTCACCCCACACCTGCAATTGCTCGACCGCCGCGGCCCGGAAGGTGTCGCCTGCAGCGAGCATCACTTTCTTGCCTTCCATTTGCAGCTTCTTGGCCAGCTTGCCGATGGTGGTGGTCTTGCCAGCGCCATTGACGCCTACCACCAGGATCACATAAGGCTTGTTCTGCGCCGCCACGACCAGCGGCTGCTCGACAGGCCTGAGCAACGCGGCCAGTTCTTCCTGCAAGGACTTGTACAGCGCATCGGCGTCGGCCAGCTGCTTGCGAGCCACCTTCTGCGTCAGGTTCTGAACGATGGTGGACGTGGCCTCCACCCCGACGTCGGCGGTCAGCAGGCGAGTCTCGATCTCGTCGAGCAAGTCGTCGTCGATGACTTTCTTGCCCAGGAACAGGCTGGCCATGCCTTCGCCAATGCTGGCGCTGGTTTTCGACAATCCCTGCTTGAGGCGGGCGAAAAAGCCTGCTTTCACAGGCTCGGCCTGGGCGGCCTCGACGGGCGGGGCAGCCTCGGCCTCGACGTGCAGATCGACCTTGGGCGGCTCTGCAATGGGCTGGACCGCTGGCGCAGGCGCCGGGCGATCCGGAATGACCGGTGGCGCCTTGGCTTGCAGATCGGGCACCAGCGCCACGGGTTCTTCTGCAACCGGCAGCACCAGGTTGCTCACGGGGGCAGGGATTTCGGCTTCAGGCGCGACCGCTTGAACAGGCGCGGGCACGTGCGGTGCAGGATCGACTACCGGCGCCGGTGCCTCGGGCACGGCGACCTCTGGCAAGGGCTCAGCCGTCACGGGAGCAGGGGGTATAGGCTCCGCACGCGGCGCAACGACCGGGGCCGCAGCGGCGTGCTCGTCCAGCGGCGCAGGCACCTCCGCTCGCTCGGAATCAGCTAGTGCGGGCGCTTCGACAGCTGGGGATTTTTCCGCCGGCACGTCCGCTTGCGCAGGTGGCTGCGGCTTCTTGCGGAACCAGCCGAACAGGCCTTTCTTCTCGCCAGCCTCGGCCGGCGCTTTTTTGTCGTCGTTGGAACCAAACATGGAAGACGGCTATCTCAGGGTAGCGATGGCCCGCTAGGGCGCATCAGGAATTCTTTCTACGCAGAACAGACTATCTAGAAGCCGGCTGGTTCATGCGCAACGTTTTGTCTTGATGTCCTGCAGGCCAGAACGGCGACAGGCATGGTCGCCAGGCAACCGGATCAGTATCCTAGCACCTCCTGGCCTGCCGACGCTAAACCCAGCGGGCCGCCGAACAGGTTAAACACCGTATGAATGCTCTAGCCCGCCGCGCCGCTGGCCTGTTGCTCGGCACGCTGTGCCTCCCGCTTGCGGCCTTCGCCGCCGATGTGCAACCCACCCACGAATTCATCCTGGATAACGGCCTCAAAGTGGTCGTGCGCGAAGACCATCGCGCGCCAGTGGTGGTCTCGCAAATCTGGTACAAGGTCGGCTCCAGCTACGAGACGCCTGGCCAGACCGGCCTTTCCCATGCGCTCGAGCACATGATGTTCAAGGGCAGTGCCAAGGTCGGCCCCGGCGAAGCCTCGCGTATCCTGCGGGACCTGGGCGCCGAAGAGAACGCGTTCACCAGCGACGACTACACCGCCTACTACCAAGTGCTGGCGCGTGATCGCTTGCCGGTTGCCTTCGAGCTGGAGGCCGATCGGCTGGCCAGCCTGCGTCTGCCAGCCGACGAGTTCAGCCGTGAAATCGAGGTCATCAAGGAAGAGCGCCGCCTGCGCACCGATGACCAGCCCAATGCCAAGGCGTTCGAGCTGTTTCGGGCCATGGCCTACCCGGCCAGTGGCTACCACACCCCGACCATCGGCTGGATGGCCGACCTGGAGCGCATGAAGGTCGAGGAGCTGCGCCACTGGTACACCTCCTGGTACGCGCCCAACAACGCCACGCTCGTGGTGGTGGGCGATGTCACCGCCGAGGAAGTCAAGGGCCTGGCCCAGAAGTACTTCGGCGCTATCCCTCGCCGGGACACACCTGCGGCCAAGCTGCCGCTGGAGCTGGCTGAGCCCGGCCAGCGTCAGTTGACCCTGCACGTGCGCACCCAGCTGCCAAGCCTGATCTACGGCTTCAACGTACCCGGCCTGCCCACGGCCAAGGATCCTCGCACGGTGCATGCCTT is part of the Pseudomonas parafulva genome and harbors:
- the ftsE gene encoding cell division ATP-binding protein FtsE, whose translation is MIRFEQVAKRYPNGHVGLHELSFRARRGEFLFVTGHSGAGKSTLLRLLLAMERPTSGKLMLAGQDLGQISNSQIPFLRRQIGVVFQNHQLLFDRTVFNNIALPLQILGLSKAEIAKRVDSALERVSLVDKGELYPADLSTGQQQRVGIARAIVHQPALLLADEPTGNLDPRLAAEIMGVFEDINRLGTTVLIASHDLALIARMRHRMLTLQRGRLIGDGEAGQ
- a CDS encoding M16 family metallopeptidase encodes the protein MNALARRAAGLLLGTLCLPLAAFAADVQPTHEFILDNGLKVVVREDHRAPVVVSQIWYKVGSSYETPGQTGLSHALEHMMFKGSAKVGPGEASRILRDLGAEENAFTSDDYTAYYQVLARDRLPVAFELEADRLASLRLPADEFSREIEVIKEERRLRTDDQPNAKAFELFRAMAYPASGYHTPTIGWMADLERMKVEELRHWYTSWYAPNNATLVVVGDVTAEEVKGLAQKYFGAIPRRDTPAAKLPLELAEPGQRQLTLHVRTQLPSLIYGFNVPGLPTAKDPRTVHALRLISALLDGGYSARMPARLERGQELVAGASSSYNAFTRGDSLFLISATPNVQKQKTLADVEKGIWQLLDELKTTPPTAEELERVRAQVIAGLVYDRDSISSQATTIGQLETVGLSWKLIDSELDELKRVTPQDIQQAARTYFTRERLSVAHVLPEESAHE
- the ftsY gene encoding signal recognition particle-docking protein FtsY — translated: MFGSNDDKKAPAEAGEKKGLFGWFRKKPQPPAQADVPAEKSPAVEAPALADSERAEVPAPLDEHAAAAPVVAPRAEPIPPAPVTAEPLPEVAVPEAPAPVVDPAPHVPAPVQAVAPEAEIPAPVSNLVLPVAEEPVALVPDLQAKAPPVIPDRPAPAPAVQPIAEPPKVDLHVEAEAAPPVEAAQAEPVKAGFFARLKQGLSKTSASIGEGMASLFLGKKVIDDDLLDEIETRLLTADVGVEATSTIVQNLTQKVARKQLADADALYKSLQEELAALLRPVEQPLVVAAQNKPYVILVVGVNGAGKTTTIGKLAKKLQMEGKKVMLAAGDTFRAAAVEQLQVWGERNRIPVIAQHTGADSASVIFDAVQAAKARGVDVLIADTAGRLHTKDNLMEELKKVRRVIGKLDPDAPHEVLLVLDAGTGQNAISQAKYFHQSVELTGLALTKLDGTAKGGVIFALAKQFKLPIRFIGVGEGIDDLRTFEAEPFVKALFAERD